From the Salarias fasciatus chromosome 16, fSalaFa1.1, whole genome shotgun sequence genome, one window contains:
- the chaf1b gene encoding chromatin assembly factor 1 subunit B, which translates to MKVVTCEIAWHNKEPVYSLDFQHSSDGRFHRLATAGVDTTVRLWRVETGPDGKAAVEFLSNLVRHTKAVNVVRFSPDGQLLASGGDDSVILLWKLNDSKEPEQTPLFQDDEDDQLNKECWSVVKTLRGHIEDVYDISWTRDGNFMISGSVDNTAIMWNINKGQKLCILNDHKSYVQGVAWDPLGQYVATLSCDRVMRVYSTHTKKKAFCVSKMSPGPQADGEAKQYRMFHDDSMRSFFRRLSFTPDGSFLLAPAGCVELGESIINTTYIFSRKSLKRPIAHLPCPNKATLAVRCCPVYFELRTKKGEDGSVQPLPSVFQLPYRMVFAVASEDSVLLYDTQQTLPFGLVSNIHYHTLSDLTWSCDGSFLAVSSTDGYCSFLSFSPGQLGTPLKEPPALELFVPNSGEKKGKKASATKNSSPAPQPASSVQTPPPQPVAAKDGRSVTPPEDKKSVTTPKSKPQPRRVTLNTLEGWGKTAAQKTSTPPAAQTATSPPLTPVDPSRTQPRILQTTPKSSATPKGPAKGPTPRRVSLTPVAARSSALGALFASPSSEKAKHERPSPPTDPLCQPPESKRLRTGGSPGKTEEPEN; encoded by the exons ATGAAGGTGGTCACTTGTGAAATAGCCTGGCACAACAAAGAGCCGGTGTACAGCCTGGACTTCCAGCACAGCTCAGACGGACGCTTCCACCGCCTGGCCACAGCTGGAGTGGACACCACAGTCAGG CTGTGGCGGGTGGAGACGGGTCCAGATGGGAAGGCAGCGGTGGAGTTTCTGTCTAATTTAGTAAGACACACCAAGGCGGTCAACGTGGTGCGATTCAGCCCCGACGGACAGCTGCTGGCTTCAGGAGGAGATG ATTCAGTGATTTTGCTGTGGAAACTCAACGACTCCAAGGAGCCCGAGCAGACGCCCCTGTTTCAGGATGATGAAGACGATCAACTCAATAAGGAGTGCTGGTCTGTAGTCAAAACGCTAAG GGGTCACATAGAGGATGTTTATGACATCTCGTGGACCCGAGATGGAAACTTCATGATCTCAGGATCTGTTGACAACACCGCCATTATGTGGAACATCAACAAAG GGCAGAAGCTGTGCATCTTGAATGACCACAAGAGTTACGTGCAGGGCGTGGCCTGGGACCCTCTGGGCCAGTACGTCGCCACGCTCAGCTGTGACAG GGTGATGCGTGtgtacagcacacacaccaagaaGAAGGCTTTCTGTGTCAGTAAGATGAGCCCCGGGCCTCAAGCGGATGGAGAG GCGAAGCAGTACAGAATGTTCCATGACGACAGCATGAGGTCCTTCTTTCGGCGTCTCTCGTTTACACCTGATGGGTCGTTCCTGCTCGCCCCtg CCGGATGCGTGGAGCTGGGAGAAAGCATCATAAACACCACCTACATCTTTTCCAGGAAAAGTCTAAAGAG GCCCATTGCGCACTTGCCGTGTCCAAATAAAGCGACCCTGGCCGTGCGCTGCTGCCCCGTCTACTTTGAGCTGAGGACCAAAAAGGGAGAAG ATGGCTCCGTTCAGCCGCTCCCCAGCGTGTTCCAGCTGCCGTACAGGATGGTGTTCGCGGTGGCGTCGGAGGACTCCGTCCTCCTGTACGACACGCAGCAGACGCTCCCGTTCGGCCTGGTGTCCAACATCCACTACCACACGCTGAGCGACCTGACGTG GTCCTGTGACGGCTCCTTCCTGGCCGTGTCGTCCACAGACGGCTACTGCTCCTTCCTGTCCTTCTCTCCGGGGCAGCTGGGGACGCCGCTGAAGGAGCCGCCCGCCCTGGAGCTCTTTGTCCCCAACAGCGGCGAGAAAAAGGGCAAGAAGGCGTCGGCCACCAAGAACTCTTCTCCCGCGCCGCAGCCGGCCAGCTCGGtccagacgccgccgccgcagcccgTCGCGGCCAAAGACGGCCGCTCCGTCACGCCCCCGGAGGACAAGAAGAGCGTCACCACCCCCAAATCCAAACCCCAGCCTCGGAGGGTCACCCTCAACACGCTGGAGGGCTGGGGGAAGACCGCCGCCCAGAAGACCAGCACTCCGCCCGCAGCGCAGACCGCCACGTCCCCTCCGCTGACCCCCGTTGACCCCTCCAGGACCCAGCCACGCATCCTCCAGACCACCCCCAAGAGCTCAGCCACCCCCAAGGGCCCCGCCAAGGGCCCCACCCCCAG GAGAGTTTCTCTGACCCCCGTTGCTGCTCGATCTTCAGCCTTGGGAGCACTTTTCGCCTCTCCCTCCTCGGAAAAGGCCAAACATG AGCGTCCCTCTCCTCCCACTGATCCACTGTGCCAACCTCCGGAGTCCAAACGGCTCCGGACCGGCGGATCTCCAGGGAAGACCGAGGAGCCTGAGAATTAG